GATCAGCACCGCCTCGGCCACCACGATGCCAGCGAGCATGTTGTGACGCGCCGCCAGGAAGGCGGTAAAGCCGGCAGCGACAGCCCCGACCCGCAGCGCCGTGGGTGTGTCGGCCAGCGCGCCGCCGGGAAAGACGATCAGATTGGCGATGACGGCGGCCACGAGCGCGGTCGCGATCGTGCGCACCAGTACCATGGCGTCGGAATCCTCCGAGATCCGACCGCCGATGAACACGCCGAGATAGCGCCAGAAATCGGTCGCCAGCCATCCCGCGAGCAGGATGAACAGGTATGGCCACCACCAGGCTTCGCTGCCGAAATAGGTCATGCCTGACGTCGCCTCGCCCAGAGATGATAACCGAAGGCGGCGAGCCCGCCGGTTAGTCCGGCGGCCAGCAGATCGAATCCCGGCACCAGAACATGCGCCACCGGCCCAAGGGCAAGGCCGAGGATCATTGCCACATAACCTGCGCGTTCGCGCGCCGAACCCCACATCGAGGTCAGGAAGTAGATCGGCGTCAGCAAAAGCAATGCCGCGGACGCGATCGGCGGCAGCTGGCCCGCGATCAGGTAGACGACGCCGACCACGACCATGTTGAGCAGGACGAGTGTCGCGCCGAGGCCGCCATACCAGGCGGTGCGCGCGTCGCGCGGCACGTTGCGCAACTTCGCCATCGCCAGCACCCAGGAGGTGACTGCGACGAAATGGGACAGAGCGTAGAGAACCCATTTGCGCGTGCCCGCCGCGCGAATCTCCGGCACCAGGGCGACCACCATCGGCGTCAGCCGCACCGAGGACAGGGCCACCGCGAAGGCGGCGGCCGGCAGTGAGTTCCCCGCCATGATCGCGCCAACGAGCACCACCTTGGCCGGCAGCGCCCAGATCACGGCGACCATGAACACCGCCTCGTAGATGGATAGCCCGGCTTCGCGCGCGAGCCCCGCGAAGCCGACGAAGGCGGAGCAGAGGATCAGTCCCGGCAGCGAAAAAGATGTTCGCACGCCGCGCCAGAACCAGGCGGTGCGATCGACCCGCTCCCCCGGCGGGATATCTCCGTGATCGTCCATGATGTCGCCTCTAACACATGCATGAAAGCCGCGCGACGGTGGCTGTCGCAGACGAATCCCGAACGGAGAAGATCATGCATACGGAAGAAGTTGGCCGGCTCTGGGAAGCCAATGCGCGGGCGTGGACGATGCAGGTTCGTGCCGGCTACGACGTCTATCGCGACACGCTCAACACGCCCGCCTTTCTCGACATGCTGCCGCCCGTCCGCGGTCTCCACGGCCTTGACATCGGCTGTGGCGAAGGTGCCAACACGCGGCAGGTCGCGCGTCTCGGCGCCCGCATGACGGCGGTCGACATCGCGCCCACCTTCGTCGCGCATGCCTTGGAGGAAGAGGCACGTGCCCCGCTCGGCATCGACTACCGGGCCGCCGACGCACTTGCCCTGCCCTTCCCCGACGGCAGCTTCGACTTCGCCACTGCGTTCATGTCGATGATGGACGTGGCGCAGCCGGGACAGGCCGTCGCCGAGGCGGCGCGGGTGCTACGTCCGGGCGGGTTCTTCCAGTTCTCCATCCTGCATCCCTGCTTCGTCCCGCCGTCGCGCAAGAACATCCGCGACGAGACGGGGCAGCCCGTGGCGGTTCAGGTCGCGCGCTATTTCGACGGCATCGATGGCGAGATCGAGAGCTGGTATTTCTCGGCCGCCACCGAGGAGGAGCGAAAGGCGTTCGGCCCGTTCCGCATCCCGCGCTTCCATCGCACGCTCGGCCAGTGGGTGGACATGATCGTGGCCGCCGGGCTCATCCTGGAGAAGCTCGGCGAGCCCATGGCCAACGAGGAACTCGCAGCTGCCGAGCCACATGTCGCCGACACGCGGGTGGCGCCGATCTTCCTGCACATGCGCACGCGCAAGCTGGCATAGGCATCCGGCAACTCCCTGAAGCAAAAGGGCCGCCCGAAGGCGGCCCTTTTTCTTTCCACTCGTGCGCAGGCTCACTTGCGCGGGAGCTGCGGCACCATGCTGCGCTTCGGCGGGTCCTGAGGCTTCGCCGCCGCCTTGGCCTTAGGCGCCGCGGCCTTTGCGGCAGGCTTGGCCTTGGCCTTTTTGGCAGCAGCCTTCTTCGGCGCCGGCTCTTCCTTCTTCGGCTTGACCGGAACCTCGTCGGCGACCGCCTCGAGCTTCAGCTTCGAATCGAGGCCGCTGCCGTCAACGGTGATCCGCACCGTGCCGCCCTTCCTGAGCTTGCCGAACAGCACCTCGTCGGCGAGCGGCTTCTTGATGTGCTCCTGGATCACGCGTCCGAGCGGACGCGCACCCATGCGCTCGTCATAGCCCTTGTCGGCGAGCCAGGCGATCGCCTCCGGCGCGAGGTCGAAGGTGACGCCGCGGTCGGCGAGCTGGGCCTCAAGCTGCATGACGAACTTCTGCACCACCTGGTGGATCACCGGCACCGGCAGCGAGCCGAACGGGATGATCGCGTCGAGACGGTTGCGGAATTCCGGCGTGAACAGCTTGTTGATCGCCTCCACGTCGTCGCCCTCACGCTTGGTCGAGCCGAAGCCGATCGCCGCGCGCTGCGCATCCGACGCGCCCGCATTGGTGGTCATGATCAGGATCACGTTGCGGAAGTCGATCTTCTTGCCGTTGTGGTCGGTCAGCTTGCCGTGGTCCATCACCTGCAGCAGGATGTTGAACAGATCCGGATGCGCCTTCTCGATCTCGTCGAGGAGAAGGACGCAATGCGGATGCTGGTCGACGCCGTCGGTGAGCAGACCGCCCTGATCGAAGCCGACATAGCCGGGAGGCGCGCCGATCAGGCGGCTGACCGTGTGGCGCTCCATATATTCCGACATGTCGAAGCGCAGCAGTTCGACGCCGAGCGAGGCGGCCAGTTGCTTCGCCACCTCGGTCTTGCCGACGCCCGTCGGGCCCGAGAACAGGTAGGAGCCGATCGGCTTCTCCGGTTCGCGCAGGCCGGCCCGCGCCAGCTTGATCGACGAGGCAAGCGCGGTGATCGCCGTCTCCTGCCCGTAGACCACGCGCTTCAGCTCTTCCTCGAGATTGGCCAGCACCTTCTCGTCGTCGGCCGAAACCGTCTTCGGCGGGATGCGCGCCATCGTCGCGATCGTGTGCTCGATCTCCTTGATGGTGATCGTCTTCTTGCGCTTGCCTTCCGGCAGAAGCATCTGCGAGGCGCCGGTCTCGTCGATCACGTCGATCGCCTTGTCCGGCAGCTTGCGGTCGGAAATATAGCGCGCCGAGAGTTCCACCGCGGCCTTGATGGCCTCGCTGGTGTATTTCACCTTGTGGAAGTCCTCGTAATACGGCTTCAGCCCCTTCATGATCTCGATCGCGTCCTCGAGCGACGGCTCGTTGACGTCGATCTTCTGGAAGCGGCGGACCAGCGCCCTGTCCTTCTCGAAGAATTGGCGGAACTCCTTATAGGTGGTCGAGCCGATGCAGCGGATCGAGCCTGAGGAGAGCGCCGGCTTGAGCAGGTTCGACGCGTCCATCGCGCCGCCCGACGTTGCGCCGGCGCCGATCACGGTGTGGATTTCGTCGATGAACAGGATCGCGCCCGGATATTCTTCGAGCTCCTTGACGACCTGTTTCAGCCGCTCTTCGAAGTCGCCGCGATAGCGCGTACCCGCGAGCAGCGTGCCCATGTCGAGCGCGAAGATCGTGGCGTTGAGCAACACACCCGGCACGTCGCCCTCGACGATACGCTTCGCCAGGCCTTCGGCGATCGCCGTCTTGCCCACGCCCGGATCGCCCACATAGAGCGGGTTGTTCTTCGAACGGCGGCAAAGAATCTGGATCGTGCGGTTGATCTCGTTCATCCGGCCGATCAGCGGATC
The Mesorhizobium australicum genome window above contains:
- a CDS encoding AzlD domain-containing protein is translated as MTYFGSEAWWWPYLFILLAGWLATDFWRYLGVFIGGRISEDSDAMVLVRTIATALVAAVIANLIVFPGGALADTPTALRVGAVAAGFTAFLAARHNMLAGIVVAEAVLIAGILFGL
- a CDS encoding AzlC family ABC transporter permease, with translation MDDHGDIPPGERVDRTAWFWRGVRTSFSLPGLILCSAFVGFAGLAREAGLSIYEAVFMVAVIWALPAKVVLVGAIMAGNSLPAAAFAVALSSVRLTPMVVALVPEIRAAGTRKWVLYALSHFVAVTSWVLAMAKLRNVPRDARTAWYGGLGATLVLLNMVVVGVVYLIAGQLPPIASAALLLLTPIYFLTSMWGSARERAGYVAMILGLALGPVAHVLVPGFDLLAAGLTGGLAAFGYHLWARRRQA
- a CDS encoding class I SAM-dependent methyltransferase, which encodes MHTEEVGRLWEANARAWTMQVRAGYDVYRDTLNTPAFLDMLPPVRGLHGLDIGCGEGANTRQVARLGARMTAVDIAPTFVAHALEEEARAPLGIDYRAADALALPFPDGSFDFATAFMSMMDVAQPGQAVAEAARVLRPGGFFQFSILHPCFVPPSRKNIRDETGQPVAVQVARYFDGIDGEIESWYFSAATEEERKAFGPFRIPRFHRTLGQWVDMIVAAGLILEKLGEPMANEELAAAEPHVADTRVAPIFLHMRTRKLA
- the clpA gene encoding ATP-dependent Clp protease ATP-binding subunit ClpA, producing MPAFSQSLERALHQALTFANERHHEYATLEHLLLALIDDTDAAAVMRACNVDLDELRKTVVGYVDKELDNLITGYDEDSKPTAGFQRVIQRAVIHVQSSGREEVSGANVLVAIFAERESHAAYFLQEQQMTRYDAVNYISHGIAKRPGASESRTPRGAEEDQANERNGEQQDENGKGKKQQDALSAYCVNLNQKAKVGKIDPLIGRMNEINRTIQILCRRSKNNPLYVGDPGVGKTAIAEGLAKRIVEGDVPGVLLNATIFALDMGTLLAGTRYRGDFEERLKQVVKELEEYPGAILFIDEIHTVIGAGATSGGAMDASNLLKPALSSGSIRCIGSTTYKEFRQFFEKDRALVRRFQKIDVNEPSLEDAIEIMKGLKPYYEDFHKVKYTSEAIKAAVELSARYISDRKLPDKAIDVIDETGASQMLLPEGKRKKTITIKEIEHTIATMARIPPKTVSADDEKVLANLEEELKRVVYGQETAITALASSIKLARAGLREPEKPIGSYLFSGPTGVGKTEVAKQLAASLGVELLRFDMSEYMERHTVSRLIGAPPGYVGFDQGGLLTDGVDQHPHCVLLLDEIEKAHPDLFNILLQVMDHGKLTDHNGKKIDFRNVILIMTTNAGASDAQRAAIGFGSTKREGDDVEAINKLFTPEFRNRLDAIIPFGSLPVPVIHQVVQKFVMQLEAQLADRGVTFDLAPEAIAWLADKGYDERMGARPLGRVIQEHIKKPLADEVLFGKLRKGGTVRITVDGSGLDSKLKLEAVADEVPVKPKKEEPAPKKAAAKKAKAKPAAKAAAPKAKAAAKPQDPPKRSMVPQLPRK